From Fibrobacter sp. UWR2, the proteins below share one genomic window:
- the nirJ1 gene encoding putative heme d1 biosynthesis radical SAM protein NirJ1, with product MISITKLLMDSPNYGDQLRYEPKAHECKNGVAPGRGPVVVWNCTKTCNLSCVHCYARSEAIKYQNELTHEEGIALIDQLADFKVPVILFSGGEPLLRPDFFELANYAASKGIRPTISTNGTCITPDVAQKLKDMGVGYVGISLDGCEATHDKFRGKEGAYRLALCGIRNCVATGQKVGLRFTITRYNVQDLNAIFDLLESENIDRVCFYHLVYSGRGSAMVANDLNHEESRKAMDLIIDRTLDFKKRGIDKEILTVDNHADAVYLYLRMKREDPARAEKVLELIQRNGGNRSGMAFGNIDSIGNVHPDQFTQYITLGNVRERSFGEIWSDESNPIMAGLKNRKPILKGRCPKCTYLNLCNGNFRTRAEAVTGDFWEQDPACYLTDEEITNV from the coding sequence ATGATTAGCATTACCAAGCTTTTGATGGATTCCCCGAATTACGGCGACCAACTGCGCTACGAACCAAAGGCGCACGAATGCAAGAACGGAGTGGCGCCGGGTCGCGGTCCCGTTGTGGTGTGGAACTGCACCAAGACCTGCAATCTGAGTTGCGTGCACTGCTATGCTCGCTCCGAGGCCATCAAGTACCAGAACGAATTGACTCACGAAGAGGGAATCGCCCTCATAGATCAGTTGGCCGATTTCAAGGTGCCGGTAATCCTCTTTAGCGGTGGCGAGCCTTTGCTTCGTCCCGATTTTTTTGAACTTGCGAACTATGCGGCAAGCAAGGGAATCCGCCCGACCATCAGCACGAACGGAACCTGCATTACGCCCGATGTTGCCCAGAAACTCAAGGACATGGGTGTGGGCTACGTGGGTATCAGCCTCGATGGCTGCGAAGCAACGCACGACAAGTTCCGCGGCAAGGAGGGCGCCTACAGGCTTGCACTCTGTGGCATCCGCAACTGCGTAGCGACCGGTCAGAAGGTGGGCCTGCGTTTTACGATTACGCGCTACAATGTTCAGGATCTGAATGCAATTTTTGACCTGCTTGAAAGTGAAAATATTGACCGTGTGTGCTTCTACCACTTGGTGTATAGCGGGCGCGGTTCCGCGATGGTTGCAAACGATTTGAACCATGAAGAAAGCCGCAAGGCGATGGACTTGATTATCGACCGCACGCTCGATTTCAAGAAGCGCGGGATCGACAAGGAAATTCTGACGGTAGATAATCACGCTGACGCTGTTTACCTGTACCTGCGCATGAAGCGCGAAGACCCTGCCCGTGCCGAGAAAGTACTGGAACTTATTCAGCGTAACGGCGGAAACCGCAGCGGCATGGCCTTTGGCAACATCGACAGCATTGGCAACGTTCACCCTGACCAGTTCACGCAGTACATTACGCTCGGCAACGTGCGCGAACGCAGCTTCGGTGAAATCTGGAGCGATGAAAGTAACCCGATTATGGCGGGTCTCAAGAACCGCAAGCCGATTCTGAAGGGACGCTGCCCCAAGTGCACCTACCTGAACCTTTGCAACGGGAACTTCCGCACCCGCGCCGAAGCCGTGACGGGCGACTTTTGGGAACAGGACCCGGCCTGCTATCTGACGGACGAGGAAATTACAAATGTGTAA
- a CDS encoding CotH kinase family protein produces the protein MNFFWRKLAVPVLLSLIFSSCVWDVPEETPEFLPLNDSEYPYADLPRIVIETEDFREIRDRETEFPSHLQIYGQSAPESEVYSLTVRGRGNSSFMMPKYGMKLEFDDKVSLLGMPENRDWALIANYGDKTHLRNFMMTRLSEWLGARYTPRCRYVELYLNRKYMGLYLLSETVKVGKNRVNIAKNDSSFLFEKESSKKQDSPFVTSSMGFSFHVKNPKNLKPESAAMLVDQLNEFEEFMRDGESSSGRQMREWIDIDDFILYYWVQEFSKNEDGNFGRSIFISWEKGNPMRFGPLWDFDISFGNESYKKNRGADGWYIVRYKWFSRIFNNREVRPKALDYWFYHRDTFRALIDSVPLYASNISRALKNEYKRWPIMENTENWALKEPFKDYDEALDSMVAWMKTRYKWINNELSKSVKK, from the coding sequence ATGAATTTCTTTTGGCGAAAACTTGCTGTTCCTGTGCTGCTGTCGTTGATTTTTAGCAGTTGCGTGTGGGACGTACCCGAGGAAACGCCTGAATTTCTTCCGTTGAATGATTCTGAGTATCCGTATGCGGATTTGCCCCGCATTGTCATCGAAACAGAAGATTTCCGCGAAATTCGTGACCGTGAGACGGAATTCCCGTCGCATTTGCAGATTTATGGCCAAAGTGCCCCCGAAAGCGAGGTCTATTCGCTGACGGTACGTGGCCGAGGTAATTCCAGTTTTATGATGCCGAAGTATGGCATGAAACTGGAATTTGATGATAAAGTAAGCCTTCTGGGAATGCCGGAGAATCGCGATTGGGCATTGATTGCAAATTACGGCGACAAGACCCATTTGCGAAACTTCATGATGACTCGCCTTTCGGAATGGCTTGGCGCCCGCTATACACCGCGCTGCCGGTATGTGGAACTCTATCTTAATCGCAAGTACATGGGGCTATATCTGCTTTCCGAGACGGTGAAGGTCGGGAAGAATCGCGTGAATATCGCCAAGAACGATTCTTCGTTCCTGTTCGAAAAGGAAAGCAGCAAAAAGCAGGATTCGCCGTTCGTCACGTCGTCGATGGGATTTTCGTTCCATGTAAAGAATCCGAAGAACCTTAAACCCGAGTCGGCTGCAATGCTTGTCGACCAACTGAACGAGTTCGAAGAGTTCATGCGTGATGGCGAATCCTCCAGCGGGAGACAGATGCGTGAATGGATTGACATAGACGATTTTATCCTTTATTACTGGGTACAGGAGTTCTCGAAAAATGAAGACGGTAATTTCGGTCGCAGCATATTTATTTCGTGGGAGAAGGGGAACCCGATGCGGTTTGGCCCTCTCTGGGATTTCGATATCTCGTTTGGGAACGAGTCGTATAAGAAGAACCGTGGCGCTGATGGCTGGTACATAGTCCGCTATAAATGGTTCAGCCGTATATTCAACAATCGGGAAGTTCGTCCCAAGGCGTTGGACTATTGGTTTTATCACAGGGATACGTTCCGTGCGCTTATTGACAGTGTTCCCTTGTATGCCTCGAATATTTCACGCGCGCTTAAAAATGAATACAAACGCTGGCCTATTATGGAAAATACAGAGAACTGGGCACTCAAGGAACCCTTCAAGGATTATGACGAGGCCCTGGATTCGATGGTGGCTTGGATGAAAACTCGGTATAAGTGGATTAACAACGAACTGAGCAAGTCCGTCAAAAAATAA
- the mnmG gene encoding tRNA uridine-5-carboxymethylaminomethyl(34) synthesis enzyme MnmG: protein MSINAQYDVVVVGGGHAGIEATHAAWKLGVKTAMLTMDINAIGRMSCNPAVGGVAKGQIVRDIDALGGLMGLLTDKAGIQFRMLNMSKGPAVWGPRAQCDMKYYSEIAREVITNLPGLSVIQGELAAFERMADGRLELTLLNGDRYVTRALVVTSGTFLASKMFTGLETSIGGRVGEPSADKLSECLAFNGIALRRLKTGTPSRLDPDSIDFNECDVQRGDDVAWPMSDRHVAETVPGRDADYFWGDALNKFVRNDCVCWITRTNIKTHDILRSGFKDSPMFSGRIHGKGPRYCPSIEDKINRFGDRDGHQLFLEPEQADIGRVYINGFSSSLPADIQLAAIHTIPGLTRARVLQIGYAVEYDSVDATQLYPTFECKKVPGLYFAGQVCGTSGYEEAAGQGLLAGINAALKIKGEGPFILGRSDSYLGVMADDLTNILLDEPYRMFTSRAEYRLFLRSDNAETRLKERAHEIGMISDSDYADWKHRLDLMDAARKRLAEESATPDQANIILASGGQALASERCRWINVLRRPGIDPELFFRTALPDMTLARRDQWFMYAEEIYAGFFDRQAREIDDQKKMEAVRLPENLDYMQVTAISIESRQRLNAHKPLTLGQASRVPGVRPADITVLAHWLENR, encoded by the coding sequence GTGTCTATAAACGCACAATACGATGTCGTCGTAGTCGGTGGCGGTCATGCCGGCATCGAGGCGACGCACGCCGCCTGGAAACTCGGTGTAAAGACCGCCATGCTTACGATGGATATTAACGCCATCGGGCGTATGAGCTGTAACCCGGCCGTAGGCGGGGTGGCGAAAGGCCAGATTGTGCGCGACATCGATGCACTCGGTGGCCTGATGGGGCTTTTGACCGACAAGGCCGGCATCCAGTTCCGCATGCTCAACATGAGCAAGGGGCCTGCCGTGTGGGGCCCACGCGCCCAGTGTGACATGAAGTATTACAGCGAGATTGCCCGAGAGGTCATTACGAACCTTCCCGGGCTTTCCGTTATCCAGGGGGAACTTGCCGCGTTTGAACGCATGGCAGATGGCCGCCTGGAACTCACGCTTTTGAATGGCGACCGCTACGTGACCCGTGCACTCGTTGTTACGAGTGGTACCTTCCTTGCCTCCAAGATGTTTACTGGGCTCGAGACGAGCATCGGTGGGCGAGTGGGCGAGCCGAGTGCGGACAAACTTTCGGAATGCCTTGCGTTTAACGGCATTGCGTTACGCAGACTCAAGACGGGTACGCCGAGCCGACTTGATCCGGATTCCATCGACTTTAACGAATGCGACGTGCAGCGCGGCGACGATGTCGCCTGGCCCATGAGTGACCGTCACGTTGCCGAGACTGTTCCCGGTCGCGATGCGGACTATTTCTGGGGCGATGCTCTAAACAAGTTTGTACGTAACGATTGCGTTTGCTGGATTACACGTACCAACATCAAGACGCACGACATTCTGCGGAGCGGGTTCAAGGATAGCCCGATGTTTAGCGGGCGTATCCACGGCAAGGGCCCGCGCTATTGCCCGAGTATCGAGGACAAGATCAACCGCTTTGGCGACCGTGACGGCCACCAGCTATTCCTTGAACCGGAACAGGCGGATATCGGTCGTGTTTACATCAACGGGTTCAGCTCGAGCCTCCCTGCAGATATCCAGCTTGCAGCCATCCACACGATTCCGGGCCTTACGCGCGCCCGTGTGTTGCAGATTGGCTATGCGGTAGAATACGATTCTGTCGATGCTACGCAGCTTTACCCGACGTTCGAATGCAAGAAGGTTCCGGGCCTGTACTTTGCTGGCCAGGTCTGCGGTACGAGCGGCTATGAAGAGGCCGCGGGTCAGGGACTCCTGGCGGGAATCAACGCGGCTCTGAAAATAAAGGGCGAAGGGCCCTTTATTTTAGGTCGTTCCGACAGTTACCTAGGGGTGATGGCGGACGACCTCACGAACATCCTGCTGGACGAACCGTACAGGATGTTCACGAGCCGCGCCGAATACAGGCTTTTCCTCCGTAGCGACAATGCGGAAACGCGTCTGAAGGAGCGCGCTCACGAAATCGGGATGATTTCGGATAGCGACTATGCCGACTGGAAACATCGCCTTGACCTGATGGATGCCGCTCGCAAGCGCCTTGCTGAAGAATCAGCCACTCCGGACCAGGCGAATATTATCCTTGCCAGCGGGGGACAGGCCCTTGCGAGCGAACGCTGCCGCTGGATTAACGTATTGCGCCGTCCAGGAATTGATCCGGAACTGTTTTTCCGGACCGCGCTCCCGGATATGACTCTTGCCCGCCGTGACCAGTGGTTCATGTATGCCGAGGAAATCTATGCCGGCTTCTTCGACAGGCAGGCCCGCGAAATCGACGACCAGAAGAAGATGGAAGCGGTTCGCCTGCCCGAGAACCTGGACTACATGCAGGTGACTGCCATCAGCATCGAGAGTCGCCAGCGCCTGAACGCCCACAAGCCGCTTACTCTCGGCCAGGCTAGCCGCGTGCCTGGCGTACGCCCTGCCGATATCACGGTCCTTGCGCATTGGCTTGAAAATCGCTAG
- a CDS encoding FKBP-type peptidyl-prolyl cis-trans isomerase N-terminal domain-containing protein: MKCKVLLGLATAALVMTACDNVPAGKTAAEIKLTSTDDQKFAYMLGAQFALQNFKMIPLQMGEELDEDALVQGIVDGYKSDKDSSFKLQVEADSLRSIGFDYNSNARTRMEKIRPDSATVASFNGDQSKFRAYMDSAMKAQPVVKAPAPTRQPVVLGAEATRNQKFSYFIGVQFENQFVNIGAQFQTEFDLDYFVIGVREAAAKVRDTTLALTLPDDSLRAVGERYNEKMKVLREEAVKKAQEEEAKLKEAVKGLRGDTLVNGMPAKMNYKVKVTGITNKAENLETWAGKPLLIFYFSATCGHCAHAAPQILEIAKEFAPKGLTTVAVASGGNNKSGIRKFADNAKFDDTINIVWDEARQFGELYSDGYVPKVYLVNPDASYKEYVAFESEKDTLKQEIAALMEGKPVVWNIEPPKPAVVDTLKPAAATK, encoded by the coding sequence ATGAAATGTAAAGTCCTGCTGGGCCTTGCCACCGCCGCCTTGGTGATGACTGCCTGTGATAATGTTCCTGCTGGTAAGACTGCTGCTGAGATTAAGCTGACTTCGACGGACGACCAGAAGTTCGCCTACATGCTGGGTGCCCAGTTTGCTCTCCAGAATTTCAAGATGATTCCGCTGCAGATGGGCGAGGAACTCGACGAGGACGCCCTTGTCCAGGGTATTGTGGATGGCTACAAGTCCGATAAGGATTCGAGCTTCAAGCTGCAGGTGGAAGCCGATTCTCTGAGGAGTATCGGCTTTGACTACAATTCCAACGCCCGTACCCGTATGGAAAAGATCCGTCCGGATAGCGCTACGGTGGCTTCCTTTAACGGTGACCAGTCCAAGTTCCGCGCCTACATGGATTCTGCCATGAAGGCCCAGCCTGTCGTGAAGGCTCCTGCTCCTACGAGGCAGCCTGTGGTTCTCGGTGCCGAGGCTACCCGCAACCAGAAGTTCTCTTACTTTATCGGTGTGCAGTTCGAAAACCAGTTTGTCAACATCGGTGCCCAGTTCCAGACGGAATTCGACTTGGATTACTTTGTAATCGGTGTACGTGAAGCTGCCGCGAAGGTGCGCGATACGACGCTCGCCCTTACGCTCCCCGACGATTCCCTCAGGGCTGTGGGCGAACGCTATAACGAGAAGATGAAGGTTCTCCGTGAAGAAGCCGTGAAGAAGGCTCAGGAAGAAGAAGCCAAGCTCAAGGAAGCAGTGAAGGGCCTCCGTGGCGACACGCTCGTGAACGGCATGCCTGCCAAGATGAACTACAAGGTGAAGGTTACCGGCATTACGAACAAGGCCGAAAACCTCGAGACCTGGGCTGGCAAGCCTCTCCTGATTTTCTACTTCTCCGCAACTTGCGGCCACTGCGCCCATGCTGCTCCGCAGATCCTCGAAATTGCAAAGGAATTTGCCCCGAAGGGCCTGACCACGGTGGCTGTTGCAAGCGGTGGAAACAACAAGTCTGGCATCCGCAAGTTTGCCGACAACGCCAAGTTTGACGATACCATCAACATCGTGTGGGATGAAGCCCGTCAGTTCGGTGAACTCTACAGCGATGGCTACGTCCCGAAGGTCTACCTCGTGAATCCGGATGCATCGTACAAGGAATACGTTGCTTTCGAAAGCGAGAAGGATACCCTCAAGCAGGAAATTGCCGCCCTCATGGAAGGCAAGCCTGTCGTGTGGAATATCGAACCGCCGAAGCCCGCAGTGGTTGACACGCTCAAGCCCGCTGCCGCAACGAAGTAG
- a CDS encoding DUF2914 domain-containing protein encodes MQFVDKLRAKPAVQKAEKFFPAVAFLAGFSWDSITLGQRIDQTDLAFLLAYYVGAFILVLLLSAHLEHPEGWTKERLKAAKSMTPAQSAKPATQTVATVDAGADNIKAAEPAEKPAPFAASSRFSTVAGKMANLTKPATTAVASKIKNVADASASKIKNAADASTAGAKKFAGKMGYESTSVPKNAIVVHHRFLDREWSEAWKSRFTWMMQFCFGSMYSALVVCYFKSSGSLASLILVLMLAVLLVGNEFLQKKYESFGVSLAFFCLLGTMFMNFTIPHLVHRIGFLWFFLSTLASFGVCIGIQRLSHHKKRVLIAPAVISTALIVAYVMNWVPPVPLVLKQQMVCQNFDRTNYSCDIDDPTFLQTIGVKLPSVHRIDGAEVYYLSSVYAPADLKAELEYRWYMKDEATGDYKLIDKVSSGRMVMRGGREAGYRSYTKKKDPAPGRYLVETAYKNGAVIGSQKFEIFNDSPAKNGYVRDSLQ; translated from the coding sequence ATGCAATTTGTTGATAAGTTAAGAGCGAAACCGGCGGTGCAGAAAGCCGAGAAGTTTTTCCCGGCTGTGGCTTTTCTTGCCGGTTTCAGCTGGGATTCCATAACACTCGGGCAGCGCATCGACCAGACGGACCTCGCATTCCTACTGGCGTATTATGTTGGGGCCTTTATTCTGGTGTTGCTGCTTTCGGCTCACCTGGAACATCCGGAAGGTTGGACCAAGGAACGCCTGAAGGCGGCAAAGTCCATGACTCCGGCCCAGAGCGCAAAGCCTGCGACGCAGACGGTGGCTACAGTGGATGCCGGTGCGGATAACATCAAGGCTGCTGAACCCGCTGAGAAGCCCGCGCCATTTGCCGCATCGTCCAGATTTTCTACGGTTGCGGGCAAGATGGCGAACTTGACAAAGCCTGCGACAACCGCTGTTGCGTCAAAAATCAAGAATGTAGCCGATGCTTCCGCATCCAAAATCAAGAATGCGGCAGACGCTTCGACTGCAGGAGCCAAGAAGTTTGCCGGCAAGATGGGTTACGAATCCACATCTGTCCCGAAGAACGCTATTGTCGTGCACCATCGGTTCCTTGACCGCGAATGGAGCGAAGCCTGGAAATCCCGCTTCACGTGGATGATGCAGTTCTGTTTCGGTAGCATGTACAGTGCGCTTGTTGTGTGCTATTTCAAGAGTAGTGGCTCGCTTGCTTCCCTTATCCTCGTGTTGATGCTTGCTGTTCTTTTGGTGGGTAACGAATTCCTGCAGAAGAAGTATGAAAGTTTTGGAGTGAGTCTCGCGTTCTTCTGCCTGCTCGGGACGATGTTCATGAATTTCACGATTCCGCACTTGGTACACCGTATCGGATTCCTGTGGTTCTTCTTGAGTACGCTTGCTTCTTTCGGGGTGTGCATAGGTATCCAGAGGCTTTCGCATCACAAGAAGCGCGTGCTCATCGCGCCCGCCGTTATAAGCACGGCGCTTATCGTTGCCTACGTGATGAACTGGGTCCCGCCTGTACCGCTTGTCCTGAAACAGCAGATGGTATGCCAGAATTTCGACAGGACGAACTATTCCTGCGATATCGATGACCCGACATTCTTGCAGACCATCGGGGTGAAACTCCCGTCGGTACATCGCATCGATGGGGCCGAGGTCTATTACCTGTCGTCGGTCTACGCTCCGGCTGACCTGAAGGCGGAACTGGAATACCGTTGGTACATGAAGGACGAGGCAACTGGCGACTACAAGCTTATCGACAAGGTGTCCTCGGGCCGGATGGTGATGCGTGGCGGGCGCGAGGCAGGCTACCGCAGTTATACGAAGAAAAAGGATCCCGCTCCAGGCCGTTACCTTGTGGAAACGGCCTACAAGAACGGCGCTGTCATTGGATCGCAGAAGTTTGAAATCTTTAATGATTCTCCTGCGAAAAACGGCTATGTCCGTGATTCCCTACAGTAA
- a CDS encoding pseudouridine synthase: protein MKAPRDMYFESEVRPEQNGRPLLDSLVDRFTYHSREEWIDRFERGLVSVNGVVANLETIAHKGDKVVYHVENYEEPEVPTDFDTVFEDDEFILVAKPAGIPVHHTGRIFYNTFASVVRRATDCETATPMHRLDRDTGGLMLFAKYAETAARFQKNLDRILLRKFYLAVVRGDFPHQEFRCDFPLREDPASPLRVKMFRFEDGKPCSTVFRKLVVFERDGQTYTVLECELLTGRKHQIRAHLAELGFPIVADRLYAQNGFYYDKLAREGLTEEDYRVLGARYHMLYAYKVELRLPYWDTPRDFKSVNFPTEMKNLLADFAIF, encoded by the coding sequence ATGAAGGCTCCCCGCGACATGTACTTCGAAAGCGAGGTCCGGCCGGAACAGAACGGCCGCCCCCTGCTTGATTCCCTTGTCGACCGATTCACCTACCATAGCCGTGAGGAATGGATAGACCGTTTTGAACGGGGCCTAGTTTCGGTCAACGGCGTTGTTGCAAACCTTGAAACCATAGCGCATAAGGGTGACAAGGTCGTGTATCATGTGGAAAACTACGAGGAGCCGGAAGTCCCGACGGATTTCGATACGGTATTCGAGGACGACGAGTTTATCTTGGTTGCAAAGCCTGCGGGTATTCCGGTTCACCACACGGGGCGCATTTTTTACAACACGTTTGCCTCCGTTGTCCGGCGTGCGACCGACTGCGAGACCGCGACCCCGATGCACCGGCTTGACCGAGATACGGGTGGCCTCATGCTTTTTGCAAAATACGCGGAGACGGCAGCCCGGTTCCAGAAGAACCTGGATCGTATCCTGCTCCGAAAATTCTATCTCGCGGTAGTTCGTGGCGACTTTCCTCACCAGGAATTCCGCTGCGATTTTCCCTTGCGCGAAGATCCGGCGAGCCCCTTGCGAGTAAAGATGTTCCGGTTCGAAGACGGTAAACCCTGCTCGACCGTTTTTCGCAAGTTAGTTGTCTTTGAACGCGACGGTCAGACGTATACCGTGCTAGAATGTGAACTTCTGACCGGGCGCAAGCACCAGATCCGTGCCCACCTTGCCGAACTCGGGTTCCCGATCGTCGCCGACCGCCTCTACGCCCAGAACGGCTTCTATTATGATAAACTAGCCCGTGAGGGCCTGACTGAAGAAGATTATCGCGTTCTCGGGGCCCGCTACCACATGCTTTATGCATATAAGGTGGAACTGCGTCTCCCGTACTGGGATACCCCCCGCGATTTCAAGAGTGTCAATTTCCCCACAGAAATGAAAAATCTTTTAGCAGATTTTGCTATTTTTTAG
- a CDS encoding Lrp/AsnC family transcriptional regulator — MTALEQNLLAIIQDAFPLEERPYQVLAGRLGFDEQSTFAAVESLRKSGVIRRIGGVYDSRRLGFVSRLCAGKVADIDRFAATVNEISAITHNYVRSHEYNVWFTVIAQSEGEIHAIVDGLCANTDLRDVHVLSATKKFKINTVMGTAALKTESSMRVEKTESAASGAWRKQSPVCVLSGPDQSRISLACTDIPHTLTPFKDWGVSTEELRDDLAQKRMRRFGAILRHQDAGFAYNAMVCFATPSDAGTVLAQKPYVSHCYERPVFEGFPYNLYAMMHAQSAAELDQYIKDAAASIGNPEYAVLNSVRELKKTSFRFFE; from the coding sequence ATGACTGCTCTTGAACAAAATCTCCTCGCCATTATCCAGGACGCCTTCCCGCTGGAAGAGCGCCCGTACCAGGTATTGGCGGGGCGGCTTGGCTTCGACGAGCAGAGCACTTTTGCTGCGGTCGAGAGTCTGCGCAAGTCGGGTGTTATCCGCCGTATCGGTGGAGTGTACGATTCCCGTAGGCTCGGTTTTGTTTCGCGTCTTTGTGCGGGCAAGGTTGCCGATATTGATAGATTTGCGGCTACGGTCAACGAAATTTCTGCGATTACCCACAATTACGTCCGTTCCCACGAATACAATGTCTGGTTTACAGTTATTGCTCAGTCGGAAGGCGAAATCCATGCGATTGTGGACGGGCTTTGCGCAAACACGGACCTTCGCGACGTGCATGTCCTTTCCGCAACGAAGAAGTTCAAGATAAACACGGTGATGGGTACTGCCGCGCTAAAAACTGAATCGTCAATGCGAGTGGAGAAAACTGAGTCTGCCGCGAGCGGAGCGTGGCGGAAGCAATCTCCTGTCTGCGTCTTGTCTGGTCCAGACCAATCACGAATCAGCCTCGCCTGTACCGATATTCCTCACACGCTCACGCCCTTCAAGGACTGGGGCGTATCTACCGAAGAGCTCCGCGACGACCTCGCCCAAAAGAGAATGCGCCGCTTTGGGGCAATCCTCCGGCACCAGGATGCGGGCTTTGCCTACAATGCGATGGTCTGCTTTGCGACTCCTTCCGATGCCGGGACAGTTCTTGCGCAGAAGCCCTATGTTTCCCATTGTTACGAGCGGCCCGTATTTGAAGGCTTCCCGTACAATCTGTACGCCATGATGCATGCGCAGTCCGCTGCTGAACTCGACCAGTATATAAAAGATGCCGCAGCTTCTATCGGCAATCCCGAATACGCTGTCCTCAATTCCGTGCGCGAACTCAAGAAAACGAGTTTCCGCTTTTTCGAATAG